One Festucalex cinctus isolate MCC-2025b chromosome 1, RoL_Fcin_1.0, whole genome shotgun sequence genomic region harbors:
- the gga1 gene encoding ADP-ribosylation factor-binding protein GGA1 isoform X4 has translation MQALVVLESCMKNCGKRFHSEVGKFRFLNELIKVVSPKYLGSRSPEPVKKKVLELIYSWTLGLPDEAKIIDAYQMLKKQGIIKQDPELPPDKLPNLPPPRPKNAIFEDEEKSKMLSRLLNSSHPEDLKAANKLIKEMVQEDQRRTEKVTKRVGAIQEVKESITLLTQLLQDYDANTTNQSNSELLQDLYQRCEKMRPTLFRLASDTEDNDEALAEILQANDNLTHVINLYKQQVKGEIVNSNNALNAQKQTAVGTALLDLSGLDTSPQSPPSFPELPTPTDSLNATSQETGISLLDDELMSLGLSEGTHTSNPASQPEDSTAWDSFQSSDSIDADTPAAPSLLLSPEPSSHSHPISPASGPKGSVLDELDLLGKTLLQQSLPPEGLQVKWDKQQVKPTLRDLQSKSGSNITPNPIPVFSSDRPTLPLPSETTSVGPTFDKPPASAEVSLADVFVPLESIKPSSLLPVTVFDGHSLRVLFHFARDSPPSRPDVQVVIISMLSSAPVPVTNINLHISARKSMAVKLQPPSGTDLPAFNPILPTAAVTQIMLLANPDKERVELQYRLSFTLGEQVHSESGTLENWPAADTWGNL, from the exons ATGCAAGCTCTTGTG GTTCTGGAGTCGTGTATGAAAAACTGTGGCAAACGGTTTCACAGTGAAGTGGGCAAGTTCCGCTTTCTTAATGAGCTTATTAAAGTGGTGTCACCAAAG TACCTGGGTTCACGCTCACCTGAGCCGGTCAAGAAGAAGGTCTTGGAGTTGATCTACAGCTGGACGTTAGGGTTGCCTGATGAGGCCAAAATCATAGATGCCTATCAGATGCTAAAGAAACAAG gtaTAATTAAACAAGATCCAGAACTGCCCCCTGATAAACTACCCAATCTTCCTCCACCCAGACCTAAAAACGCTATTTTTGAAGATGAAGAAAAATCTAAA ATGTTGTCTCGCCTGCTGAACAGCTCCCATCCTGAAGACTTGAAGGCCGCCAACAAACTGATCAAGGAAATGGTCCAAGAG GATCAGAGGCGAACAGAGAAGGTGACCAAGCGTGTGGGTGCCATCCAGGAGGTGAAGGAGAGCATCACTTTGCTGACTCAGCTCCTGCAGGACTATGACGCCAACACCACAAATCAGAGCAACTCCGAGCTCCTGCAG GACCTTTATCAGCGCTGTGAAAAAATGAGGCCCACACTGTTCAGATTGGCAAGTGATACGGAGGATAATGATGAAGCTTTAG CGGAGATCCTGCAGGCCAACGACAACCTGACCCATGTCATCAATTTGTACAAGCAGCAGGTGAAAGGGGAGATTGTGAACAGCAACAATGCATTAAACGCACAAAAGCAGACAG CAGTGGGGACGGCACTGCTTGATCTGTCTGGGTTGGACACGTCGCCCCAGTCGCCTCCCTCATTTCCAGAACTCCCGACTCCAACTGACAGCCTCAATGCCACCTCGCAGGAGACTGGCATCTCCCTGCTTGATGATGAGCTCATGTCGCTCG GTTTAAGTGAAGGAACACACACCTCCAACCCCGCCTCCCAGCCAGAGGACTCCACAGCTTGGGACTCCTTCCAG TCATCTGACAGTATCGATGCAGACACCCCAGCAGCACCCAGCCTCCTCCTGAGTCCGGAACCTTCCTCCCACTCGCACCCCATCTCTCCCGCCTCGGGTCCTAAAGGCTCCGTTCTGGATGAGCTCGACTTGTTAGGGAAGACGCTGCTGCAGCAGTCCCTCCCTCCGGAGGGCCTGCAGGTCAAATG GGACAAACAGCAGGTCAAGCCAACCCTGAGAGATCTACAGAGCAAGTCTGGGTCGAACATTACCCCCAACCCCATCCCGGTCTTCAGCTCGGACCGCCCCACACTGCCCCTCCCCTCAGAGACCACCAGTGTTGGCCCTACGTTTGACAAGCCCCCCGCATCTGCTGAGGTCTCCTTGGCTGATGTCTTTGTACCTCTAGAATCCATTAAACCAA GTAGTCTGCTGCCCGTGACCGTCTTTGATGGACACAGTTTGCGGGTTCTCTTCCACTTTGCCCGCGACTCGCCACCGTCTcgtcctgacgtgcaagtagTGATCATCTCCATGCTGTCCTCTGCGCCTGTGCCCGTCACAAATATAAACTTGCACATCTCTGCTCGGAAG TCAATGGCGGTGAAGTTGCAGCCGCCATCTGGGACGGATCTGCCGGCGTTCAATCCCATCCTTCCTACTGCTGCTGTCACTCAGATCATGTTGCTGGCGAACCCGGACAAG GAGCGAGTTGAGCTGCAGTACAGATTGAGCTTCACCTTGGGCGAGCAGGTGCACAGTGAGAGTGGCACGCTTGAAAACTGGCCTGCTGCAGACACGTGGGGGAACCTATAG
- the gga1 gene encoding ADP-ribosylation factor-binding protein GGA1 isoform X3, with protein MERDQPLLSQDRATNPLNRETDWNSINAFCEQLNNDLEGPQLATRLLAHKIQSPQEWEAMQALVVLESCMKNCGKRFHSEVGKFRFLNELIKVVSPKYLGSRSPEPVKKKVLELIYSWTLGLPDEAKIIDAYQMLKKQGIIKQDPELPPDKLPNLPPPRPKNAIFEDEEKSKMLSRLLNSSHPEDLKAANKLIKEMVQEDQRRTEKVTKRVGAIQEVKESITLLTQLLQDYDANTTNQSNSELLQDLYQRCEKMRPTLFRLASDTEDNDEALAEILQANDNLTHVINLYKQQVKGEIVNSNNALNAQKQTAVGTALLDLSGLDTSPQSPPSFPELPTPTDSLNATSQETGISLLDDELMSLGLSEGTHTSNPASQPEDSTAWDSFQSSDSIDADTPAAPSLLLSPEPSSHSHPISPASGPKGSVLDELDLLGKTLLQQSLPPEGLQVKWDKQQVKPTLRDLQSKSGSNITPNPIPVFSSDRPTLPLPSETTSVGPTFDKPPASAEVSLADVFVPLESIKPSSLLPVTVFDGHSLRVLFHFARDSPPSRPDVQVVIISMLSSAPVPVTNINLHISARKSMAVKLQPPSGTDLPAFNPILPTAAVTQIMLLANPDKERVELQYRLSFTLGEQVHSESGTLENWPAADTWGNL; from the exons ATGGAAAGAgaccaacctttattgagccaag ACAGAGCAACCAACCCACTGAATAGGGAAACTGACTGGAACAGCATCAATGCGTTCTGTGAACAGCTCAACAATGATTTGGAGGG ACCTCAGCTGGCCACCAGGCTGCTGGCCCACAAGATCCAATCTCCGCAGGAATGGGAGGCCATGCAAGCTCTTGTG GTTCTGGAGTCGTGTATGAAAAACTGTGGCAAACGGTTTCACAGTGAAGTGGGCAAGTTCCGCTTTCTTAATGAGCTTATTAAAGTGGTGTCACCAAAG TACCTGGGTTCACGCTCACCTGAGCCGGTCAAGAAGAAGGTCTTGGAGTTGATCTACAGCTGGACGTTAGGGTTGCCTGATGAGGCCAAAATCATAGATGCCTATCAGATGCTAAAGAAACAAG gtaTAATTAAACAAGATCCAGAACTGCCCCCTGATAAACTACCCAATCTTCCTCCACCCAGACCTAAAAACGCTATTTTTGAAGATGAAGAAAAATCTAAA ATGTTGTCTCGCCTGCTGAACAGCTCCCATCCTGAAGACTTGAAGGCCGCCAACAAACTGATCAAGGAAATGGTCCAAGAG GATCAGAGGCGAACAGAGAAGGTGACCAAGCGTGTGGGTGCCATCCAGGAGGTGAAGGAGAGCATCACTTTGCTGACTCAGCTCCTGCAGGACTATGACGCCAACACCACAAATCAGAGCAACTCCGAGCTCCTGCAG GACCTTTATCAGCGCTGTGAAAAAATGAGGCCCACACTGTTCAGATTGGCAAGTGATACGGAGGATAATGATGAAGCTTTAG CGGAGATCCTGCAGGCCAACGACAACCTGACCCATGTCATCAATTTGTACAAGCAGCAGGTGAAAGGGGAGATTGTGAACAGCAACAATGCATTAAACGCACAAAAGCAGACAG CAGTGGGGACGGCACTGCTTGATCTGTCTGGGTTGGACACGTCGCCCCAGTCGCCTCCCTCATTTCCAGAACTCCCGACTCCAACTGACAGCCTCAATGCCACCTCGCAGGAGACTGGCATCTCCCTGCTTGATGATGAGCTCATGTCGCTCG GTTTAAGTGAAGGAACACACACCTCCAACCCCGCCTCCCAGCCAGAGGACTCCACAGCTTGGGACTCCTTCCAG TCATCTGACAGTATCGATGCAGACACCCCAGCAGCACCCAGCCTCCTCCTGAGTCCGGAACCTTCCTCCCACTCGCACCCCATCTCTCCCGCCTCGGGTCCTAAAGGCTCCGTTCTGGATGAGCTCGACTTGTTAGGGAAGACGCTGCTGCAGCAGTCCCTCCCTCCGGAGGGCCTGCAGGTCAAATG GGACAAACAGCAGGTCAAGCCAACCCTGAGAGATCTACAGAGCAAGTCTGGGTCGAACATTACCCCCAACCCCATCCCGGTCTTCAGCTCGGACCGCCCCACACTGCCCCTCCCCTCAGAGACCACCAGTGTTGGCCCTACGTTTGACAAGCCCCCCGCATCTGCTGAGGTCTCCTTGGCTGATGTCTTTGTACCTCTAGAATCCATTAAACCAA GTAGTCTGCTGCCCGTGACCGTCTTTGATGGACACAGTTTGCGGGTTCTCTTCCACTTTGCCCGCGACTCGCCACCGTCTcgtcctgacgtgcaagtagTGATCATCTCCATGCTGTCCTCTGCGCCTGTGCCCGTCACAAATATAAACTTGCACATCTCTGCTCGGAAG TCAATGGCGGTGAAGTTGCAGCCGCCATCTGGGACGGATCTGCCGGCGTTCAATCCCATCCTTCCTACTGCTGCTGTCACTCAGATCATGTTGCTGGCGAACCCGGACAAG GAGCGAGTTGAGCTGCAGTACAGATTGAGCTTCACCTTGGGCGAGCAGGTGCACAGTGAGAGTGGCACGCTTGAAAACTGGCCTGCTGCAGACACGTGGGGGAACCTATAG
- the gga1 gene encoding ADP-ribosylation factor-binding protein GGA1 isoform X1, with the protein MAAPPDSESLESRINRATNPLNRETDWNSINAFCEQLNNDLEGPQLATRLLAHKIQSPQEWEAMQALVVLESCMKNCGKRFHSEVGKFRFLNELIKVVSPKYLGSRSPEPVKKKVLELIYSWTLGLPDEAKIIDAYQMLKKQGIIKQDPELPPDKLPNLPPPRPKNAIFEDEEKSKMLSRLLNSSHPEDLKAANKLIKEMVQEDQRRTEKVTKRVGAIQEVKESITLLTQLLQDYDANTTNQSNSELLQDLYQRCEKMRPTLFRLASDTEDNDEALAEILQANDNLTHVINLYKQQVKGEIVNSNNALNAQKQTAVGTALLDLSGLDTSPQSPPSFPELPTPTDSLNATSQETGISLLDDELMSLGLSEGTHTSNPASQPEDSTAWDSFQSSDSIDADTPAAPSLLLSPEPSSHSHPISPASGPKGSVLDELDLLGKTLLQQSLPPEGLQVKWDKQQVKPTLRDLQSKSGSNITPNPIPVFSSDRPTLPLPSETTSVGPTFDKPPASAEVSLADVFVPLESIKPSSLLPVTVFDGHSLRVLFHFARDSPPSRPDVQVVIISMLSSAPVPVTNINLHISARKSMAVKLQPPSGTDLPAFNPILPTAAVTQIMLLANPDKERVELQYRLSFTLGEQVHSESGTLENWPAADTWGNL; encoded by the exons ATGGCTGCTCCTCCCGATTCGGAGAGTTTGGAGTCTCGCATCA ACAGAGCAACCAACCCACTGAATAGGGAAACTGACTGGAACAGCATCAATGCGTTCTGTGAACAGCTCAACAATGATTTGGAGGG ACCTCAGCTGGCCACCAGGCTGCTGGCCCACAAGATCCAATCTCCGCAGGAATGGGAGGCCATGCAAGCTCTTGTG GTTCTGGAGTCGTGTATGAAAAACTGTGGCAAACGGTTTCACAGTGAAGTGGGCAAGTTCCGCTTTCTTAATGAGCTTATTAAAGTGGTGTCACCAAAG TACCTGGGTTCACGCTCACCTGAGCCGGTCAAGAAGAAGGTCTTGGAGTTGATCTACAGCTGGACGTTAGGGTTGCCTGATGAGGCCAAAATCATAGATGCCTATCAGATGCTAAAGAAACAAG gtaTAATTAAACAAGATCCAGAACTGCCCCCTGATAAACTACCCAATCTTCCTCCACCCAGACCTAAAAACGCTATTTTTGAAGATGAAGAAAAATCTAAA ATGTTGTCTCGCCTGCTGAACAGCTCCCATCCTGAAGACTTGAAGGCCGCCAACAAACTGATCAAGGAAATGGTCCAAGAG GATCAGAGGCGAACAGAGAAGGTGACCAAGCGTGTGGGTGCCATCCAGGAGGTGAAGGAGAGCATCACTTTGCTGACTCAGCTCCTGCAGGACTATGACGCCAACACCACAAATCAGAGCAACTCCGAGCTCCTGCAG GACCTTTATCAGCGCTGTGAAAAAATGAGGCCCACACTGTTCAGATTGGCAAGTGATACGGAGGATAATGATGAAGCTTTAG CGGAGATCCTGCAGGCCAACGACAACCTGACCCATGTCATCAATTTGTACAAGCAGCAGGTGAAAGGGGAGATTGTGAACAGCAACAATGCATTAAACGCACAAAAGCAGACAG CAGTGGGGACGGCACTGCTTGATCTGTCTGGGTTGGACACGTCGCCCCAGTCGCCTCCCTCATTTCCAGAACTCCCGACTCCAACTGACAGCCTCAATGCCACCTCGCAGGAGACTGGCATCTCCCTGCTTGATGATGAGCTCATGTCGCTCG GTTTAAGTGAAGGAACACACACCTCCAACCCCGCCTCCCAGCCAGAGGACTCCACAGCTTGGGACTCCTTCCAG TCATCTGACAGTATCGATGCAGACACCCCAGCAGCACCCAGCCTCCTCCTGAGTCCGGAACCTTCCTCCCACTCGCACCCCATCTCTCCCGCCTCGGGTCCTAAAGGCTCCGTTCTGGATGAGCTCGACTTGTTAGGGAAGACGCTGCTGCAGCAGTCCCTCCCTCCGGAGGGCCTGCAGGTCAAATG GGACAAACAGCAGGTCAAGCCAACCCTGAGAGATCTACAGAGCAAGTCTGGGTCGAACATTACCCCCAACCCCATCCCGGTCTTCAGCTCGGACCGCCCCACACTGCCCCTCCCCTCAGAGACCACCAGTGTTGGCCCTACGTTTGACAAGCCCCCCGCATCTGCTGAGGTCTCCTTGGCTGATGTCTTTGTACCTCTAGAATCCATTAAACCAA GTAGTCTGCTGCCCGTGACCGTCTTTGATGGACACAGTTTGCGGGTTCTCTTCCACTTTGCCCGCGACTCGCCACCGTCTcgtcctgacgtgcaagtagTGATCATCTCCATGCTGTCCTCTGCGCCTGTGCCCGTCACAAATATAAACTTGCACATCTCTGCTCGGAAG TCAATGGCGGTGAAGTTGCAGCCGCCATCTGGGACGGATCTGCCGGCGTTCAATCCCATCCTTCCTACTGCTGCTGTCACTCAGATCATGTTGCTGGCGAACCCGGACAAG GAGCGAGTTGAGCTGCAGTACAGATTGAGCTTCACCTTGGGCGAGCAGGTGCACAGTGAGAGTGGCACGCTTGAAAACTGGCCTGCTGCAGACACGTGGGGGAACCTATAG
- the gga1 gene encoding ADP-ribosylation factor-binding protein GGA1 isoform X2: MAAPPDSESLESRINRATNPLNRETDWNSINAFCEQLNNDLEGPQLATRLLAHKIQSPQEWEAMQALVVLESCMKNCGKRFHSEVGKFRFLNELIKVVSPKYLGSRSPEPVKKKVLELIYSWTLGLPDEAKIIDAYQMLKKQGIIKQDPELPPDKLPNLPPPRPKNAIFEDEEKSKMLSRLLNSSHPEDLKAANKLIKEMVQEDQRRTEKVTKRVGAIQEVKESITLLTQLLQDYDANTTNQSNSELLQDLYQRCEKMRPTLFRLASDTEDNDEALAEILQANDNLTHVINLYKQQVKGEIVNSNNALNAQKQTVGTALLDLSGLDTSPQSPPSFPELPTPTDSLNATSQETGISLLDDELMSLGLSEGTHTSNPASQPEDSTAWDSFQSSDSIDADTPAAPSLLLSPEPSSHSHPISPASGPKGSVLDELDLLGKTLLQQSLPPEGLQVKWDKQQVKPTLRDLQSKSGSNITPNPIPVFSSDRPTLPLPSETTSVGPTFDKPPASAEVSLADVFVPLESIKPSSLLPVTVFDGHSLRVLFHFARDSPPSRPDVQVVIISMLSSAPVPVTNINLHISARKSMAVKLQPPSGTDLPAFNPILPTAAVTQIMLLANPDKERVELQYRLSFTLGEQVHSESGTLENWPAADTWGNL; this comes from the exons ATGGCTGCTCCTCCCGATTCGGAGAGTTTGGAGTCTCGCATCA ACAGAGCAACCAACCCACTGAATAGGGAAACTGACTGGAACAGCATCAATGCGTTCTGTGAACAGCTCAACAATGATTTGGAGGG ACCTCAGCTGGCCACCAGGCTGCTGGCCCACAAGATCCAATCTCCGCAGGAATGGGAGGCCATGCAAGCTCTTGTG GTTCTGGAGTCGTGTATGAAAAACTGTGGCAAACGGTTTCACAGTGAAGTGGGCAAGTTCCGCTTTCTTAATGAGCTTATTAAAGTGGTGTCACCAAAG TACCTGGGTTCACGCTCACCTGAGCCGGTCAAGAAGAAGGTCTTGGAGTTGATCTACAGCTGGACGTTAGGGTTGCCTGATGAGGCCAAAATCATAGATGCCTATCAGATGCTAAAGAAACAAG gtaTAATTAAACAAGATCCAGAACTGCCCCCTGATAAACTACCCAATCTTCCTCCACCCAGACCTAAAAACGCTATTTTTGAAGATGAAGAAAAATCTAAA ATGTTGTCTCGCCTGCTGAACAGCTCCCATCCTGAAGACTTGAAGGCCGCCAACAAACTGATCAAGGAAATGGTCCAAGAG GATCAGAGGCGAACAGAGAAGGTGACCAAGCGTGTGGGTGCCATCCAGGAGGTGAAGGAGAGCATCACTTTGCTGACTCAGCTCCTGCAGGACTATGACGCCAACACCACAAATCAGAGCAACTCCGAGCTCCTGCAG GACCTTTATCAGCGCTGTGAAAAAATGAGGCCCACACTGTTCAGATTGGCAAGTGATACGGAGGATAATGATGAAGCTTTAG CGGAGATCCTGCAGGCCAACGACAACCTGACCCATGTCATCAATTTGTACAAGCAGCAGGTGAAAGGGGAGATTGTGAACAGCAACAATGCATTAAACGCACAAAAGCAGACAG TGGGGACGGCACTGCTTGATCTGTCTGGGTTGGACACGTCGCCCCAGTCGCCTCCCTCATTTCCAGAACTCCCGACTCCAACTGACAGCCTCAATGCCACCTCGCAGGAGACTGGCATCTCCCTGCTTGATGATGAGCTCATGTCGCTCG GTTTAAGTGAAGGAACACACACCTCCAACCCCGCCTCCCAGCCAGAGGACTCCACAGCTTGGGACTCCTTCCAG TCATCTGACAGTATCGATGCAGACACCCCAGCAGCACCCAGCCTCCTCCTGAGTCCGGAACCTTCCTCCCACTCGCACCCCATCTCTCCCGCCTCGGGTCCTAAAGGCTCCGTTCTGGATGAGCTCGACTTGTTAGGGAAGACGCTGCTGCAGCAGTCCCTCCCTCCGGAGGGCCTGCAGGTCAAATG GGACAAACAGCAGGTCAAGCCAACCCTGAGAGATCTACAGAGCAAGTCTGGGTCGAACATTACCCCCAACCCCATCCCGGTCTTCAGCTCGGACCGCCCCACACTGCCCCTCCCCTCAGAGACCACCAGTGTTGGCCCTACGTTTGACAAGCCCCCCGCATCTGCTGAGGTCTCCTTGGCTGATGTCTTTGTACCTCTAGAATCCATTAAACCAA GTAGTCTGCTGCCCGTGACCGTCTTTGATGGACACAGTTTGCGGGTTCTCTTCCACTTTGCCCGCGACTCGCCACCGTCTcgtcctgacgtgcaagtagTGATCATCTCCATGCTGTCCTCTGCGCCTGTGCCCGTCACAAATATAAACTTGCACATCTCTGCTCGGAAG TCAATGGCGGTGAAGTTGCAGCCGCCATCTGGGACGGATCTGCCGGCGTTCAATCCCATCCTTCCTACTGCTGCTGTCACTCAGATCATGTTGCTGGCGAACCCGGACAAG GAGCGAGTTGAGCTGCAGTACAGATTGAGCTTCACCTTGGGCGAGCAGGTGCACAGTGAGAGTGGCACGCTTGAAAACTGGCCTGCTGCAGACACGTGGGGGAACCTATAG